From the genome of Egicoccus sp. AB-alg6-2, one region includes:
- a CDS encoding CTP synthase, whose product MVKHIFVTGGVASALGKGITAASLGRLLKNRGLRVTMQKLDPYLNVDPGTMNPFEHGEVFVTDDGGETDLDLGHYERFIDENLHRGSSVSSGQIWQSVINKERRGDYLGKTVQVIPHITDEIKARIHGVAGAGGDLVDVVITEVGGTVGDIEGLPFLEAIRQLRYDVGRDNICYVHCALVPYIAASNELKTKPAQHSVRELRAVGIQPDVLVLRSDRDLEDGLRRKVALQCDVEVEAVIASVDRSSLYEVPLGMREEGLDRVVAKRLGLPDVDPDLSEWEALVQRVQSAKERVRIAIVGKYVELPDAYLSVVESLRHGGIANGTDVELEWIASDDLSPADEHAIAGTVARQLSDVDGVLVPGGFGVRGVEGKIAAVRYAREHGIPFLGLCLGLQCAVIEFARNVAGLPFAHSSEFEPNSPDPVIDLMHDQRDVTDKGGTMRLGSYPAKLKPGTRTRRAYGDEPVIYERHRHRFEVNNRYRQRLEDHGLLFSGLSPDDRLVEFVELPDHPWFVATQAHPELKSRPNRPHPLFDGFVAAALQRRRETSGRLPVVLEEVAIEAEGAQYDEPTASELADAVGFDVVSDSFSAARD is encoded by the coding sequence GTGGTCAAGCACATCTTCGTGACCGGTGGTGTGGCTTCGGCGCTCGGCAAGGGCATCACCGCCGCTTCGCTCGGCCGTCTGCTCAAGAACCGCGGCCTGCGCGTGACGATGCAGAAGCTCGACCCCTACCTCAACGTCGATCCGGGCACGATGAACCCGTTCGAGCACGGTGAGGTGTTCGTCACCGACGACGGCGGCGAGACCGACCTCGACCTCGGCCACTACGAACGCTTCATCGACGAGAACCTGCACCGCGGCTCCTCGGTCTCCTCTGGTCAGATCTGGCAGTCGGTCATCAACAAGGAACGTCGGGGCGACTACCTCGGCAAGACGGTCCAGGTCATCCCGCACATTACCGACGAGATCAAGGCCAGGATCCACGGTGTCGCGGGGGCCGGTGGTGATCTCGTCGACGTCGTCATCACCGAGGTCGGCGGCACGGTGGGCGACATCGAGGGGCTGCCCTTCCTCGAGGCGATCCGGCAACTTCGCTACGACGTGGGCCGCGACAACATCTGCTACGTGCACTGCGCGCTGGTGCCCTACATCGCGGCCTCGAACGAACTCAAGACCAAGCCGGCGCAGCACTCGGTTCGCGAACTGCGGGCAGTCGGTATCCAGCCCGACGTCCTCGTGCTCCGCAGCGACCGCGACCTCGAGGACGGCCTGCGACGCAAGGTCGCCCTGCAGTGCGACGTCGAGGTGGAGGCCGTGATCGCGTCGGTCGATCGGTCCTCGCTGTACGAGGTGCCGCTCGGCATGCGCGAGGAAGGGCTCGACCGGGTGGTCGCGAAGCGTCTCGGTCTGCCCGACGTCGATCCCGACCTCAGCGAGTGGGAAGCCCTCGTCCAGCGGGTCCAGTCCGCCAAGGAGCGGGTGCGCATCGCGATCGTCGGCAAGTACGTCGAGCTTCCCGACGCCTACCTGTCGGTGGTCGAGAGCCTCCGCCACGGCGGCATCGCCAATGGCACCGACGTCGAGCTCGAGTGGATCGCCAGCGACGACCTGTCGCCGGCCGACGAGCACGCGATCGCCGGCACCGTCGCCCGGCAGCTCAGCGACGTCGACGGTGTGCTCGTGCCCGGTGGGTTCGGCGTCCGCGGGGTCGAGGGAAAGATCGCCGCGGTGCGCTACGCCCGTGAGCACGGGATCCCGTTCCTCGGTCTGTGCCTGGGGCTGCAGTGTGCGGTGATCGAGTTCGCCCGCAACGTGGCAGGCCTTCCCTTCGCGCACTCGTCGGAGTTCGAGCCGAACTCGCCCGACCCCGTCATCGACCTCATGCATGACCAGCGTGACGTCACCGACAAGGGCGGCACGATGCGGCTGGGCTCGTATCCGGCCAAGCTCAAGCCTGGCACGCGCACCCGCAGGGCCTATGGCGACGAACCGGTGATCTACGAGCGCCACCGGCACCGCTTCGAGGTCAACAACCGCTACCGCCAGCGACTCGAGGATCACGGGCTGCTGTTCTCCGGCCTGTCGCCGGACGACCGTCTGGTCGAGTTCGTGGAGCTGCCCGACCATCCCTGGTTCGTCGCGACCCAGGCCCACCCCGAGCTCAAGTCACGCCCGAACCGGCCGCATCCGCTCTTCGACGGGTTCGTCGCCGCGGCGCTCCAGCGCCGCCGCGAGACCTCCGGCCGTCTCCCGGTCGTCCTCGAGGAGGTCGCGATCGAGGCCGAGGGGGCGCAGTACGACGAGCCGACGGCGAGCGAACTGGCCGACGCGGTCGGATTCGACGTCGTGTCCGACTCGTTCTCCGCGGCCCGGGACTGA
- a CDS encoding ParA family protein: protein MVSRETVGPEMLGAASAANLRPQSDRLRPGGGPAKRKPARVIAMANQKGGVGKTTTTINLGAALAEAGERVLLIDMDPQGSLGVGLGIEPHAREATIYNLLMQDGTGLDDTIVETGTEGLHLLPANIDLAAAELLLVQEVAREQALERVVDRLRYRYDHILIDCPPSLGLLTINGLTAADGVIVPLECEYFALRGMSLLMQTLERVRDRLNPDLQLEGIIATMFDPRTLHTREVLERVRDAFGDVVFTTTINKTIRFAEAPVAGESILSYAGRSRGATAYRELAQEVLQREPSS, encoded by the coding sequence ATGGTGTCGCGAGAGACGGTCGGGCCGGAGATGCTCGGGGCGGCGAGCGCCGCGAACCTGCGGCCCCAGTCAGACCGACTGCGCCCGGGTGGTGGACCGGCCAAGCGGAAGCCGGCGCGGGTCATCGCCATGGCCAACCAGAAGGGCGGCGTCGGCAAGACCACCACGACGATCAACCTGGGCGCCGCGCTGGCGGAGGCCGGGGAGCGGGTCCTGCTGATCGACATGGACCCGCAGGGCTCCCTCGGCGTCGGCCTGGGCATCGAGCCGCACGCGCGCGAGGCGACGATCTACAACCTGCTGATGCAGGACGGCACCGGTCTCGACGACACGATCGTCGAGACCGGCACCGAGGGGTTGCACCTGCTGCCGGCGAACATCGACCTGGCCGCGGCCGAACTCCTGCTGGTGCAGGAGGTGGCACGGGAGCAGGCGCTCGAGCGTGTCGTCGACCGACTCCGCTACCGCTACGACCACATCCTGATCGACTGCCCGCCCAGCCTCGGACTGCTCACGATCAACGGATTGACCGCAGCCGACGGCGTCATCGTCCCGCTCGAGTGCGAGTACTTCGCGCTCCGGGGGATGTCGTTGCTGATGCAGACCCTCGAGCGGGTGCGCGACCGTCTCAACCCTGACCTTCAACTGGAGGGAATCATTGCCACCATGTTCGACCCCCGGACGCTCCATACCAGGGAAGTTCTGGAACGCGTCCGGGACGCGTTCGGCGACGTGGTGTTCACCACCACCATCAACAAGACGATTCGTTTCGCCGAGGCGCCCGTGGCGGGCGAATCCATCCTCAGCTACGCCGGCCGCTCGCGAGGCGCCACGGCCTACCGCGAGCTTGCCCAGGAGGTCCTGCAGCGTGAACCGTCGAGCTAG
- the recN gene encoding DNA repair protein RecN, translating into MLDQLHIRGLGVIEDAELRLSPGLTVVTGETGAGKTMVVTALQLLLGARADSGLVRSGASLALAEAVVSPPPPEAAEWLGDGDDSLVVAREIPSDGRSRARVGGRLAPVSVLADVLGRHVEVHAQHEHVRLSRPDVQRALLDRFAGDAHARALQDYRAAFDTWKQLAQRRERLQQDARERARDLDRLRFEVDEIDRAELDPAADATLDRDLDLLANAEEVQLAAATAAQALGSDGAGEPVGVALDALRRLHIDDPAHADLVARAAAVAAELTELAIDVRSYGEQAEADPERLAELQDRRALINQLLRKYGPDMPAVLTYAEQARARLLELESEEADADGLDARVADARARLAELAQDVHRGRTLAAERLSEVVDGHLGDLAMPHARFEVEVAHDDGEPGHDGLDRVTFLLAANPGEPARPLAQAASGGERSRVSLAVEVALADVDDARVLVFDEVDAGIGGATALAVGEKLARLARGSDGRPRQVLCVTHLAQLAAYADVHYVVEKGLAAGRTVTSARRVDDDQRATELARMLGGDATAAAGVEHARELLALARRPAI; encoded by the coding sequence ATGCTCGACCAACTGCACATCCGTGGGTTGGGCGTGATCGAGGACGCCGAACTGCGCCTGTCGCCCGGACTCACCGTCGTGACGGGGGAGACGGGCGCCGGGAAGACGATGGTCGTGACGGCGCTGCAGTTGCTGCTCGGCGCCCGCGCGGACAGCGGCCTGGTTCGCAGCGGAGCGTCGCTCGCGCTCGCCGAGGCCGTCGTGAGCCCGCCGCCACCGGAGGCGGCGGAGTGGCTCGGTGACGGGGACGACAGCCTGGTCGTCGCGCGCGAGATCCCGTCCGACGGCCGCTCCCGGGCGCGTGTCGGCGGTCGCCTCGCACCGGTGTCCGTGCTCGCCGACGTCCTCGGGCGCCACGTCGAGGTCCACGCGCAACACGAGCACGTCCGCCTGTCGCGCCCCGACGTGCAACGCGCCCTGCTCGATCGATTCGCCGGCGACGCGCACGCCCGCGCACTGCAGGACTACCGCGCCGCCTTCGACACCTGGAAGCAACTGGCCCAGCGGCGTGAACGCCTGCAGCAGGACGCACGCGAGCGGGCGCGTGACCTCGACCGGCTCCGGTTCGAGGTCGACGAGATCGACCGTGCCGAGCTCGACCCGGCGGCGGACGCCACCCTCGATCGCGACCTGGACCTGCTGGCCAACGCCGAGGAGGTGCAGTTGGCGGCGGCGACGGCCGCGCAGGCGCTCGGAAGCGACGGCGCGGGCGAACCGGTCGGGGTGGCCCTGGACGCCCTGCGGCGGCTGCACATCGACGATCCCGCCCATGCCGACCTCGTCGCTCGCGCTGCCGCGGTGGCGGCCGAGCTGACCGAACTCGCCATCGACGTGCGCAGCTACGGCGAGCAGGCCGAGGCCGACCCCGAGCGACTCGCGGAACTGCAGGACCGCCGGGCGCTCATCAACCAGCTGCTGCGCAAGTACGGGCCGGACATGCCGGCGGTGCTGACCTACGCGGAGCAGGCACGTGCCCGGCTCCTCGAGCTGGAATCCGAGGAAGCCGACGCCGATGGGCTCGACGCGCGGGTGGCCGACGCCCGCGCACGCCTCGCCGAGCTGGCGCAGGACGTCCACCGCGGGCGGACCCTCGCGGCCGAACGCCTGTCCGAGGTCGTCGACGGGCATCTGGGTGACCTCGCCATGCCGCACGCCCGCTTCGAGGTCGAGGTCGCCCACGACGACGGCGAGCCCGGCCACGACGGTCTCGACCGCGTGACCTTCCTGCTCGCGGCCAATCCGGGGGAGCCGGCACGACCGCTGGCCCAGGCGGCCTCGGGCGGCGAGCGCTCCCGGGTCTCCCTCGCCGTCGAGGTCGCACTCGCCGACGTCGACGACGCGCGGGTGCTGGTGTTCGACGAGGTGGATGCCGGCATCGGCGGGGCGACGGCGCTCGCCGTGGGGGAGAAGCTCGCCCGGTTGGCACGTGGCAGCGACGGACGCCCGCGGCAGGTGCTGTGCGTGACCCACCTCGCGCAGCTCGCCGCCTATGCCGACGTGCACTACGTGGTGGAGAAGGGACTGGCCGCCGGCCGCACCGTCACCTCCGCCCGTCGCGTCGACGATGATCAGCGCGCCACCGAACTGGCGCGGATGCTCGGCGGTGACGCGACCGCTGCGGCGGGTGTCGAGCACGCCCGGGAACTGCTCGCGCTCGCCCGCCGACCAGCGATCTGA
- a CDS encoding NUDIX domain-containing protein produces the protein MAAWFETTDRRTVYEGRAKVRIDTVRMPDGDEVEREIVEQHHAVAMVAVTDDREVFLLKQYRQAVGAYVLELPAGIIDPDDPSPEAAAHRELIEEIGHDTDELQSLTVFLNSAGWSTERTHVFLARDPQPAPIPDDFVVEHEEADMEVVRLPLAEAVALVAAGEVTDAKTVIGLLLAERALSG, from the coding sequence ATGGCCGCCTGGTTCGAGACCACCGACCGCCGCACCGTCTACGAGGGCCGGGCGAAGGTCCGCATCGACACCGTGCGGATGCCAGACGGCGACGAGGTCGAGCGCGAGATCGTCGAGCAACACCACGCGGTCGCGATGGTCGCCGTCACCGACGATCGCGAGGTGTTTCTGCTCAAGCAGTACCGCCAGGCGGTGGGCGCCTACGTCCTGGAACTGCCGGCCGGGATCATCGACCCCGACGACCCTTCGCCGGAGGCAGCCGCGCACCGGGAGCTGATCGAGGAGATCGGCCACGACACCGACGAGCTGCAGTCGCTGACGGTGTTCTTGAACTCGGCGGGCTGGAGCACCGAACGCACCCATGTCTTCCTGGCACGCGACCCGCAGCCCGCACCGATCCCGGACGACTTCGTCGTCGAGCACGAGGAAGCGGACATGGAGGTCGTGCGTCTCCCGCTGGCCGAGGCGGTGGCCCTGGTCGCCGCAGGCGAGGTGACCGACGCCAAGACGGTGATCGGTCTGCTCCTCGCCGAACGTGCCCTGTCCGGCTGA
- a CDS encoding phasin family protein, producing MNDALQRYIEAASGLTQVTAKKAERIVKNLVRSGEAAGDQVGDLVDDLLERSGRNREAIVALVKAESTRAVRSMGLATNKELERVQKQVSDLKRSLSRSGRATSDGSDGAPSATTPVAAKKTAAKKTAAKKTAAKKTAAKKTAAKKTAAKKTAAKKTAAKKTAAKKTAAKKTAAKKTAAKKTAAKKTAAKKTAAKKTAAKKTAAKKTAAKKTAAREVPVERDVVVEHAADDVRRDASAGSDTPPETSAVLAETLDQITGGNDS from the coding sequence GTGAACGACGCCCTGCAGCGCTACATCGAAGCCGCCTCGGGTCTGACCCAGGTGACCGCGAAGAAGGCGGAACGCATCGTCAAGAACCTCGTGCGTTCGGGCGAGGCCGCCGGTGACCAGGTCGGTGATCTCGTCGACGACCTGCTCGAGCGCAGCGGCAGGAACCGCGAAGCGATCGTCGCGCTCGTCAAGGCCGAGTCCACCCGCGCCGTCCGCAGCATGGGGCTGGCCACGAACAAGGAACTCGAGCGCGTCCAGAAGCAGGTCTCCGACCTCAAGCGCTCGCTGTCACGCTCCGGCCGTGCGACGTCGGACGGCAGCGACGGCGCGCCGTCCGCGACCACTCCCGTCGCGGCGAAGAAGACCGCGGCGAAGAAGACCGCGGCGAAGAAGACGGCGGCGAAGAAGACGGCCGCGAAGAAGACCGCGGCGAAGAAGACGGCGGCGAAGAAGACGGCGGCGAAGAAGACGGCGGCGAAGAAGACGGCGGCGAAGAAGACGGCGGCGAAGAAGACGGCCGCGAAGAAGACGGCCGCGAAGAAGACGGCCGCGAAGAAGACCGCGGCGAAGAAGACGGCCGCGAAGAAGACGGCCGCGAAGAAGACCGCGGCGAAGAAGACCGCGGCGAAGAAGACGGCCGCACGCGAGGTGCCCGTCGAGCGCGACGTGGTCGTGGAGCACGCCGCGGACGACGTCCGCCGTGATGCCAGCGCCGGTTCGGACACGCCGCCGGAGACGTCGGCCGTGCTCGCCGAGACCCTCGACCAGATCACCGGCGGCAACGACTCGTGA
- a CDS encoding NAD(+)/NADH kinase, giving the protein MKVGLVVHAGRDASVAAARRASQTLAEHGAEVVVADGAIPDEESPTDPAGVATLVDPDAFAHGLDLAVSFGGDGTFLRAAHLCRDADVPVLGVNLGRLGFLAEVEHEEVAAALRTVVTDGFAVESRATLEVRAHAPDGTLLASGWALNEVALEKTARQRLLLMDVHVDQTMFAKVPADALIVATSTGSTAYALSAGGPIVSPRVPATLVVPVAPHTLFDRTVVAALDEEIRVDLVADQAPAVVSCDGREPVLLEPGGWVSVRGDGRPVRLARVGALDFYALVRRKFGLR; this is encoded by the coding sequence GTGAAGGTCGGTCTGGTCGTGCACGCGGGCCGGGACGCCTCCGTCGCGGCGGCACGCCGGGCGTCGCAGACGCTCGCCGAACACGGGGCCGAGGTCGTCGTCGCCGACGGCGCGATCCCGGACGAGGAGTCGCCGACCGACCCCGCTGGCGTCGCGACCCTGGTGGATCCCGACGCGTTCGCGCACGGCCTCGACCTCGCAGTCTCGTTCGGTGGCGACGGCACGTTCCTGCGAGCCGCCCACCTGTGCCGCGATGCCGACGTCCCCGTCCTCGGCGTCAACCTCGGACGGCTCGGCTTCCTCGCCGAGGTCGAGCACGAGGAGGTCGCCGCGGCGTTGCGCACCGTCGTCACCGACGGGTTCGCCGTCGAGTCCCGGGCGACCCTCGAGGTCCGGGCCCACGCACCGGACGGCACGTTGCTCGCCAGCGGCTGGGCGCTCAACGAGGTCGCGCTGGAGAAGACGGCGAGGCAACGCCTGCTGCTGATGGACGTGCACGTCGACCAGACGATGTTCGCGAAGGTGCCGGCCGACGCGTTGATCGTGGCGACCAGCACGGGTTCGACCGCCTATGCCCTGTCCGCCGGAGGTCCGATCGTCTCGCCGCGGGTGCCCGCCACCCTGGTCGTGCCGGTCGCGCCGCACACGCTGTTCGACCGGACCGTCGTCGCCGCCCTCGACGAGGAGATCCGGGTCGACCTCGTGGCCGACCAGGCGCCGGCGGTGGTGTCGTGCGATGGGCGTGAACCGGTCCTGCTCGAACCCGGCGGGTGGGTGAGCGTCCGCGGCGACGGCCGTCCGGTGCGGCTCGCTCGCGTGGGTGCCCTCGATTTCTATGCGCTCGTGCGCCGCAAGTTCGGGCTCCGTTGA
- a CDS encoding M23 family metallopeptidase: protein MVVTVGVVVGAGTAVATASSTSAGVDHPIARGGGGLAPAAQERPARSAQAPADADAATEAADRPAAFARVEGLELLLPAEEIVVLGFHEAATREPLALEPNGTVVDHQNTTKFDPPPSDAAGPDYVVLSSRGRPMPATSAADLVFPEGIAIRSPVDGEVTDVREYFLYGKYRDHRIEIEPAQAPHLRVVMIHVDGASVAVGDRVVAGETIVARQALRFPFSSHIDRYTEPHRFGHVHLEVKPAPPPGSGDDLDAAGSAGS from the coding sequence GTGGTGGTGACCGTCGGCGTCGTCGTGGGCGCGGGCACCGCCGTCGCGACGGCGAGCAGCACCTCGGCGGGCGTCGACCACCCGATCGCGCGGGGTGGCGGTGGGCTCGCGCCGGCGGCCCAGGAGCGCCCGGCGCGCTCCGCGCAGGCCCCGGCCGACGCCGACGCCGCGACCGAAGCAGCGGACCGTCCCGCGGCATTCGCCCGGGTGGAGGGGCTCGAGTTGCTCCTGCCGGCCGAGGAGATCGTCGTTCTCGGCTTCCACGAGGCGGCGACCCGCGAGCCGCTCGCGCTCGAGCCCAACGGCACCGTGGTCGACCACCAGAACACCACCAAGTTCGACCCCCCGCCGTCCGACGCGGCCGGACCCGACTACGTCGTCCTGTCGTCCCGTGGGCGTCCGATGCCGGCCACCTCGGCGGCCGACCTGGTCTTCCCCGAGGGGATCGCGATCCGCTCGCCGGTGGACGGCGAGGTGACCGACGTCCGCGAGTACTTCCTCTACGGCAAGTACCGCGATCACCGCATCGAGATCGAACCGGCGCAGGCGCCGCACCTTCGGGTCGTGATGATCCACGTCGACGGTGCCAGCGTCGCCGTGGGGGACCGGGTGGTCGCGGGCGAGACGATCGTCGCACGACAGGCACTGCGTTTTCCCTTCTCCAGCCACATCGACCGCTACACCGAGCCGCACCGGTTCGGACACGTCCACCTCGAGGTCAAGCCGGCGCCACCGCCGGGCAGCGGCGACGACCTCGACGCCGCCGGGTCCGCCGGCAGTTGA
- the xerD gene encoding site-specific tyrosine recombinase XerD, protein MGAEPVSATNASAAVPGLTSRYIDHLRAERGLSGNTVDAYRRDLARYADYLADIGVPDPRDVAADDLEAYVGWLRGRSNERGRRYAESSIARMVVAVRGFHRFLAREGLAPQDVSADVVTPRAPRSLPKALSVAEIEALLGAPVGDGPLVLRDRAMLEVLYGAGLRISELTGLDVDDLDRVDRLVRVQGKGDKQRIVPFGEPAAQALDAWLVTARPRLAGRSPALFVNARGGRLTRQGAWKLIGGHADRVGLGERVSPHTLRHSFATHLLDGGADVRAVQELLGHASVTTTQIYTLVSRAALRKVYEQAHPRAHRSQPVDI, encoded by the coding sequence ATGGGGGCGGAGCCGGTGTCCGCCACGAACGCTTCTGCCGCCGTGCCCGGGCTGACATCGAGATATATCGACCATCTCCGGGCGGAACGCGGCCTGTCGGGGAACACCGTCGACGCGTATCGCCGTGACCTCGCCCGCTATGCCGACTACCTCGCGGACATCGGGGTGCCCGATCCCCGCGACGTCGCAGCGGACGACCTCGAGGCCTACGTCGGCTGGTTGCGGGGCCGCAGCAACGAGCGGGGCCGGCGGTACGCCGAGTCGTCGATCGCGCGGATGGTGGTGGCGGTCCGAGGATTCCACCGCTTCCTCGCCCGCGAGGGTCTGGCGCCGCAGGACGTGTCCGCCGACGTGGTCACGCCCCGCGCGCCGCGGTCGTTGCCGAAGGCGCTGTCGGTCGCCGAGATCGAGGCGCTGCTCGGCGCCCCGGTCGGCGACGGGCCGCTGGTGCTACGGGACCGGGCCATGCTGGAGGTGCTGTACGGCGCCGGCCTGCGCATCAGCGAGCTGACCGGACTCGACGTCGACGACCTCGACCGGGTCGATCGACTGGTCCGGGTCCAGGGCAAGGGGGACAAGCAGCGCATCGTCCCCTTCGGTGAACCGGCGGCACAGGCACTCGACGCCTGGCTCGTCACCGCGAGACCCCGACTTGCCGGACGCTCGCCGGCACTGTTCGTCAACGCCCGCGGCGGTCGGCTCACCCGGCAGGGGGCGTGGAAGCTCATCGGTGGGCATGCCGACCGCGTCGGTCTCGGCGAGCGGGTGTCGCCGCACACGTTGCGTCACTCGTTCGCGACGCACTTGCTGGACGGGGGCGCCGACGTCCGGGCGGTCCAGGAACTGCTCGGGCACGCAAGTGTCACCACGACACAGATCTACACCCTGGTCAGCCGGGCCGCGCTGCGCAAGGTCTACGAGCAGGCGCATCCGAGAGCCCACCGGTCCCAACCTGTCGACATATAG
- a CDS encoding dihydrofolate reductase family protein, with translation MRRLLPEARDETMERVYEELLLVGPVGGRSGVSLGMVASVDGAAAVAGRTADLGGVADQAAFGALRAAADAILVGAGTVRAENYGPGTGSAARRQQRRAKGLAEVPRLAVVSNRLDLEPSARVFTDPAHPPLLITCARAVAERPDVAAAGEVMVAGEEAVDLTVVPRELASMGLGRVLCEGGPRLNATLYALGLVDEIFLTLTPSLVGGDAARIIGPAPDGAAHPLRDLELLELREHGSELLLRYRVVGDGPVDRL, from the coding sequence GTGAGGCGGCTGTTGCCCGAAGCGCGCGACGAGACCATGGAACGGGTCTACGAGGAACTGCTGCTCGTCGGCCCGGTCGGCGGCCGCAGTGGTGTGAGCCTCGGCATGGTGGCTTCGGTCGACGGCGCCGCCGCGGTGGCCGGGCGTACGGCCGATCTCGGTGGTGTCGCGGACCAGGCGGCCTTCGGGGCGCTGCGGGCGGCCGCCGATGCGATCCTGGTGGGTGCCGGCACCGTGCGGGCCGAGAACTACGGTCCCGGGACCGGCTCCGCCGCGCGCCGGCAGCAGCGGCGGGCGAAGGGGCTGGCGGAAGTTCCGCGCCTGGCCGTGGTGAGCAACCGGCTCGACCTGGAGCCCAGCGCGCGTGTCTTCACCGACCCCGCGCATCCGCCGTTGCTGATCACCTGCGCCCGAGCGGTCGCCGAGCGACCCGACGTCGCGGCCGCCGGCGAGGTGATGGTGGCCGGCGAGGAGGCGGTCGATCTGACCGTGGTGCCGCGCGAGCTGGCATCGATGGGCCTCGGACGCGTGCTGTGCGAGGGTGGCCCACGCCTCAATGCCACCCTGTACGCGCTCGGCCTGGTCGACGAGATCTTCCTGACGTTGACGCCGTCGCTGGTCGGTGGTGATGCCGCCCGGATCATCGGGCCGGCCCCTGACGGAGCGGCCCATCCGCTCCGCGACCTCGAACTGCTCGAACTGCGCGAGCACGGCAGCGAACTGCTGCTGCGCTACCGCGTCGTCGGCGACGGACCGGTCGATCGTCTGTAG
- a CDS encoding TlyA family RNA methyltransferase, giving the protein MSPSRRRLDAELVRRGLTVSRTEAQEAIAAGLVTVDGAPALKSATQVHAGQAIVVAAPARRFVSRGGEKLAHALERFAVDPSGRRCLDAGVSTGGFTDCLLQAGAAHVLAYDVGYGQVHEKLRQHPQVTVQERTNVRDLTSDLLPPPLPDLMVADLSFISLAGVLPALRPLLADPAEAVVLVKPQFEAEREQVGKGGVVRDPDVWRQCLLRVADAARSLGWRRLDVTASPLLGPAGNVEFLMHLEAAGADEPGFDDVLAAAVAEGRAHRSGAGS; this is encoded by the coding sequence ATCAGCCCGTCGCGTCGCCGGCTCGACGCCGAACTCGTCCGCAGGGGCCTGACCGTCAGCCGCACCGAGGCCCAGGAGGCCATCGCCGCCGGCCTGGTCACCGTCGACGGCGCCCCGGCGCTCAAGTCGGCGACGCAGGTGCACGCGGGCCAGGCGATCGTGGTCGCGGCACCGGCCCGTCGATTCGTCTCGCGTGGCGGCGAGAAGCTCGCGCATGCGCTGGAGCGCTTCGCGGTCGACCCCTCCGGCCGGCGTTGCCTCGATGCGGGTGTCTCCACCGGCGGCTTCACCGACTGCCTGCTCCAGGCCGGCGCCGCCCACGTCCTCGCCTACGACGTCGGCTACGGACAGGTCCACGAGAAGCTGCGTCAGCATCCCCAGGTCACGGTGCAGGAGCGCACCAACGTCCGCGACCTGACGTCTGACCTGCTGCCGCCACCCCTGCCGGACCTGATGGTGGCGGACCTGTCGTTCATCTCGCTCGCCGGGGTGCTGCCGGCGCTGCGGCCGCTGCTCGCCGACCCTGCCGAGGCGGTCGTGCTGGTCAAGCCGCAGTTCGAGGCCGAACGCGAACAGGTGGGCAAGGGAGGCGTGGTCCGTGACCCGGACGTCTGGCGCCAGTGTCTGCTGCGCGTTGCCGATGCGGCCCGCTCGCTAGGGTGGCGACGGCTGGACGTGACCGCCTCGCCGTTGCTCGGACCCGCCGGAAACGTGGAGTTCCTCATGCACCTCGAAGCCGCCGGCGCGGACGAGCCCGGCTTCGACGACGTGCTGGCGGCGGCGGTCGCCGAGGGACGCGCGCATCGCTCCGGGGCGGGTTCGTGA